The Hydrogenobacter sp. T-2 region TTTGAGGAGTGTATAGTAACCTACAAGAATACCTAATATCGTTCCAAGAACGATTGCGACTGCCCATCCTAAGGTTATCCTAATTACGCTTATCTTCAAGTCTGTCCAAAGAAACCCTTTAACAGCACTATCAAGTAGTGCCTCTAAAATTTTTAAGGTTGAAGGGAAAGCTATGCTTTCCGTATTGTAGGATACTATAGAGTACATCAACAGTAATCCACTTAGGTAAACGCTAAGCAGCAATACTTGCCTATACATATTGTGAAAACTACTTGTTACCCGCATTTTTAATAACATTTTTGACTATACTATCATCTATGATCTGGTTTATATCTACGCTTTTTGATGTAATTCCAAACCTGAGAAGATACTTATTTATCAGATTCCCGCTTTCATACAATGATACTTGTTCTGCTTTTTTATCGTTAGACATTGCCAATAAATTCTCCTCTGGGCCAAAAAACTTAATACCTTTCATCATATTCAAAACTTCATCTTTTTCTATGTTTAGTATATTTGCCATTATTGATGCTGCCTCTTCTGGATTATTTTTTATAAAATCCACAATTTTGAACCATACAGTTACGAGTTTTTGATACTCTTCTCTTCTTTTGTTTAGACTCTCTGCTCTTACAACTAATAAGTCTGGTATGAGCCCAGGGGTTTCACGAGAGGAAATTAAGACTTTACCTTTGTTAGAACTAACAACCTTAGTAACCCACGGTTCCCATAAAGCAGCTGCATCTACTCTTCCTTTAATCATAGCAACAGCTGCGTCTTGTGTATTCATATTTATAAGGTTAACATCTTTCTCACTCATTCCATTACTTTCAAGCACATACAGGAGAAAGAAGTGATCTACCGCACCTAATTCAACGGCAACTTTTTTACCCCTTAATGAGCTTACGTTATCTATACCTTCTCTAACTACTAAAGCATCATTACCCGCAGAGTTATCGTTAACTAAGATTATCCTTAAGTCGACTTCTTTGTCTATAAGGGGTAATGTATCACTCAGAGTTTGGGAATTGGCATCAAGCTGTCCTGTAGCGAGTGCATTGATAGAGTCGGTGTAGATATTGAACCATACCAACTCCACGTTTAAATTAACTTCTTTGAAGAACCCCTTTTCTTGACCTATATACCAGGCAACCCAGCCGGGCCAGTCGCTGACGCCCAGCTTGATAGGTTGCTGTTTTTCGGTTTTAGTGCATCCAAACATAAATATAAACAAAAGAGTAAACAGTATGAGATTCATAGTTAATCCCTCCCTAAGACTTTTTTCATGTCATAATTAGGTCTAATAGGCTTTCCTTCTTTCCAGCCAGCATGCCTTATTGCCAAACCACACATTACTTCAATTATCATCCTTGATGCGAAGAGGGAGGTGATACCTCCGTTGTAAGAACTTGTATCGCTTACGTCATACATGGGTGCAACCTCAAGAATGTCAAATCCGAAGTTCCTTACATCAAGATTTTTTGCAATTAGTCTTATACCAGCTATTGCTTCTCTGGCAGTTAGACCCCCAGGCTCTGGCTCTCCCGTACCGGGACATACACTAGGATCCATTGCATCAACGTCAAAGGTAAGCCATACAGCATCAGTGCCATCAAGTGCTCTCTCTAAGGCGACCATCGCTATCTTATGTATGCCCATCTCCCAGACGTCAAAGGAGGTAAACCAACACATCCCTACATCTCTCATCCATTCATAGGTTTTTTTGTCTGGCCAGAAACCTCTTGGACCTATAAGGGTGTAATTTTCTCCGTTCAAAATTCCTAAATCCCAAATCCTTCTTATGTGTGCACCATGGTCGTATTCAAAGCCACAAAGACCCTCATTAGCAGTATCCGCGTGACAGTCAAAATGAATCATACCTATCTTTTTATATCCACGCGCTTCTGCCCATCCTTTCACATTAGCATAGGTTACCGAGTGATCTCCGCCTATTATAAATGGGCATATTCCGAGCTTAGAAATATCGTGAACCTTCTTCTCAAAGCTTTTCAGAGTTGAGACTGTATCTCCAGGAATAACCGGTGCATCTCCCGAATCAACCACAAAAAATTCATCAAAAG contains the following coding sequences:
- a CDS encoding ABC transporter substrate-binding protein, which gives rise to MNLILFTLLFIFMFGCTKTEKQQPIKLGVSDWPGWVAWYIGQEKGFFKEVNLNVELVWFNIYTDSINALATGQLDANSQTLSDTLPLIDKEVDLRIILVNDNSAGNDALVVREGIDNVSSLRGKKVAVELGAVDHFFLLYVLESNGMSEKDVNLINMNTQDAAVAMIKGRVDAAALWEPWVTKVVSSNKGKVLISSRETPGLIPDLLVVRAESLNKRREEYQKLVTVWFKIVDFIKNNPEEAASIMANILNIEKDEVLNMMKGIKFFGPEENLLAMSNDKKAEQVSLYESGNLINKYLLRFGITSKSVDINQIIDDSIVKNVIKNAGNK
- a CDS encoding agmatinase family protein, whose amino-acid sequence is MPGKGRLFYGDRFEKVNEPIFTGIPTFLKLPFVSSLEELENLKPDIAIIGEPMDMATTIRPGARYGPRAVRAASTVPSPPYSHFNIEVGIDPFDEFFVVDSGDAPVIPGDTVSTLKSFEKKVHDISKLGICPFIIGGDHSVTYANVKGWAEARGYKKIGMIHFDCHADTANEGLCGFEYDHGAHIRRIWDLGILNGENYTLIGPRGFWPDKKTYEWMRDVGMCWFTSFDVWEMGIHKIAMVALERALDGTDAVWLTFDVDAMDPSVCPGTGEPEPGGLTAREAIAGIRLIAKNLDVRNFGFDILEVAPMYDVSDTSSYNGGITSLFASRMIIEVMCGLAIRHAGWKEGKPIRPNYDMKKVLGRD